CATCTCTATTAGCATCCAGCCTAGGTTCAGGCACCAGTGTCACTAACAGGGGTTAATTCCAAAAGGTACTAACTGTTTTCCGGACTCCCCAAAGCTCCAGGTTTCAGAGATCTGTCCACGACAGGCAGTTTTGGTAGCACTGTCCCTACCACTGGGCTTGCAGGTGGAACAGGAGATGCAGGAAGCTTTGGGGTTAAGTCAGTTGGGGGCTTTTCCACGCCTGGTATCAGGGGTCCCCCCTGAGACTCAGGACCTAGCTCTGGCTTCCCGAATTCCTGCAGGATTCTCAGACGCTCTTTCTCCAGCTCCTTGCGCCGGATCAGCTCCTCGAAGGCATTAAATtgctcctgctctgcctgatGCTGCTTCATCTGGGCAACCCTttgcctctcctcctccagctgctgctgcagagccagaTTACGTgcaaactcctcctcctccttcttctgcaATGGGAAATGTGTAGGGACAACAGACAGGAGGTCACTGGGGCTTGTGGTACAAACGGGTAAACTGAGCAGGGAACAAGCCTAGGCATTGTCAATCCCTTAGACTATCCCTTCCCCAGGAGGAATCCTTTGCAGATTAGCTTCCCTTCAGCATGACCTGCCGAAACACATCCTCACACAGGAAGGGGCTGCAAAGGGCAACCAACCAGATCACATGTTAAACAAGTGGAAGACCACTGCCGCTTTGGCCCATGGACCCCAACGGGCTCCCACATACAGCACCAAACTCGTTCGGACCCCATTGTCTGGAGCGTGTCTGAACCGAGTGGTTTAGGTCCGAGCCTGCGGATCAGACAAACAAGGAGGCCGGGGTGGAACAGACAGGGTAACAAAAATAGGATGCGTGCAATTCTTAATAGCAGTCATGTCATGCCACCTGTCCTCAGCTGGCAGTTTTCTGTCTGCATCACAGCAGAGGGGAGGTCTGAGGAACGACCTGCAGGAGGAGAAGGTGACTGGCTTTATGGACTCAGACTGGGAGTCTTTCCTCCCTGCCTGGCCCTTACGCAGGGAGGAAAGCACAAAGGTGATTTGGGAAGAAGCAGGAGACCCGTCTAGGACAAGGCAGCAGCGACACGCTCAGGAAGTTAGCTCCCAGCAGTGTGCAATACGAGGCTGCAATGCTACATTGCAGAATCCAGCTACCCAGTTTGCCGGTTCAAAGACCCTGGATATCAGTTTCCTTTGCAGCTGCCGGTTTTATTTGTGACGCTGACGTTTCACCTTGCACCATTACTCACCTTTCGCTCACTGTATTCCACATACTCTTTGGTGTATCGCTTTAGCAGCTCCTTCTTCAGCTCCTCGGCTCTGGGGAATGCAACTTCTTTGAGTttctggagggagagggaataAGTACGATGTCAGGACAGCAAGACCAGATGGGAATCTAGGGTCGGCAAGCCCACAGCACCAAGACAAAGTAAACTCAGCTCCCATGCTTACTGCAGTAAGAGGTATTAGGAGAGGTTAAGCCACAAACCGGAAGGGGGCTGGGATACGGACGGCTACAGCAGAGAAGCAGGAGTCAGAGAAAGAAGCACTCAACCCAGAGAGAAACAAAGAAATGGTGCTGCAGCATCCTGCTGGTGCATCCGCACGCGGCACCAGTGGGACACATTGATCACATACTGATGTATCAAGGGCGTAAGGTCCGcatttcccaccccctccctggctgctgggcggggAGATGGTGTTCCATGCTGCCTGGCACCCATGGATGCTGCGAGAGCCAGCGACGCACTCAGGCATTTACCCAGACGTGCACATCTGCAGCCCTGAAGAGCTGCACGAGGTTTGGGGGAAAACAGGCTCACAATTAGAGGGTCTCTACCCAGATGCGCCACAATCTGAGCACAAGACCGGCACTCAGAAAGTCCCGTGTCCTAATCCCTGGCCCTCACGGAGACTTGTCATTTGGGGCCCTATTTTGAGTGGTGCTAAATGCTCTAAATTCAACAAGGGCTGCACGCAATGATAACCGActcagccgccccttcccctccaccccagagccaaACCTTTGGAGCATCTGTGCTCAAGACTCAGTGAGCCAAGCTTGTCTGTTCTGAAGCCTGTGTCCACAACACCCCCAATACCCACATGCAGGATAGGGAGGTGAACATGCAAGTTGGCCTGTGCGAACGGTGCATTTCACGTACTGCCGTAAGACTATGGCCCAATGAATACCAAGGAGAGGAGATGATAGCAATCCAAGGACCAAAACACTGGAAGACCTAGGCTGAATATTAGGGAAAGATACTTTCTAACAAGACCTGCCCTACTGGGAATGGTCTCCCACGGGACGGGGTGGAAGCCCCATTACTTCAGAGAGCGAGTAGTAGATAGGACAATACCACAGACAGTGTAGCAATAGGGAACAGGGCTGGAAGCCTGGCCGATAGAGGAGAACGGGAGGAAGAGGTACCTGAACTACCATGAGGCACcgtggcagcatttccaaattggAATTTCAGTTTTTGGCTTTTCTATATTCAAGTTTTTGACCAAAAAACCCGACAATTTTCCACAGGAACCCCCACCCCattttcctgaccagctccaaTAGAGAACAACCCCGCAATGGCAGGATGACAGACCACACGACACACCAGGTCCTATTCTAGTGCCAACATCTATTATTTTAATGTTGTCTAATAGAAATtattgagagagaaagagactctTGGTAACACCATTGCGAGCTGCGACAACTTACCTTCACTGTGTCTTTCTTCTCAGGGAGGATGGCGGTTTTGTAATCGCGATGCTTCGGCAGCTTCTCTATAAACAGCCTGCAAACGCAGAGCAGAAAGATTGCGTTTCCAAACGGTGGCTGCAAGATGCAGGAAGAGATGGAAGACAACAGTCGTTCTAAGCTGGGTTTCTTGCACCCCAGCACAGATGGGCTCTGCGTTCCCACTTGCAGTGCCCAATGCTTACATCCACTACTATGCTGTGCTTGTGCGTTCCTCATCAACAGCAACTTCCAAAGATTAACCTCCTCCCAGGCTCTTTGGGATAGAGAcggtctttgtacagcacctgaaaCACTTAATTATTTGTAATATTAAAGTGTCCAGGagttccagtcatggaccaggaccccactatTCCTGGTGATGTACAAACACTCCTAGTCATTCCACAATAACAATTTCCATTAAATGATGATAATGGATAACAACAACAACTTCCATtaaaacaaattcaaactggagtAAAATTGAATAGACCCAGAATACACCAGACTATTCACGATGGCCCCAATTCAGAGCGATACTTAAGCACAACAGTTGAAGCATGACAGTTGTTCCATTAAAGTCAGCGAGGTTACTCACATACCTTAGAATCTCGCTAACTCAGGGCCTGCAGAAGGGAAATGAAACCATTTGCGCAGTAGCTGGGGAATCAGCTAATTTCCCCCATTCATGACTTAAATAAAAGTGAGCATCTGAGTTGAGAACCAGGAAgagacagagggaatgaacagaacaggataaTTAttgactgatccatcccctgctgtccagTCCAAGCTTCTAGCAGTcggaggcttagggacacccatagCATGGGATTgtatccctgactatcttggctaatagccatggatggacctatcctccatgaacttatctaattcttttttgaacccagttatacttttggccttcacaacatcccctggcaatgagttccacaggttgactgtgtgttgtatgaagtactagttttaaacctgctgcctactgaTTTCATTCAGTGacacctggttcttgtgttatgtgaaggagtaaataacacttccctatttactttctccataccagtcatgattttatagacctcaatcatatcttcccccccccccccattgtcatctcttttccaagctgaacaatcccagtctttttaatttctcctcagatggaagcttttccattcccctaatcatttctgttgctcttttctgtacctttcccatttttggagatggggcaaccagaactggatgcagaatTCCAGaggtgggcgtaccatgaatttatatagcagcattacatatttctgccttattatctatccttttcctaatggttcctaacactgttagcatttttgactggCACTGCACACGGAGCAGATGTTTtcggagtcatcatggatagttctccaatatctctttcttgagtcgtaacagccaatttagaccccatcattgtgtatgtgtagttgggattatgttttccaatgtgcattactttgcatttatcaatattgaatttcatctgccatttcgttACCCAGTTTTGTGCGATCTCTTTGCAGCTCCTCGCAGTCAGATTTGGTGTgaaactatcttgagtaattttgcgtcatttgcaaactttgccacctcaccccctttccagatcatttatgaatatgtcgaACAACACTGGTCCCAGTCCCCTAATGCCTAGGGGGACCccgctgtttacctctctccattgtggaacctgaccatttattcctactctttgttgcctatcttttaactagttactggctcatgagaggaccttctctcttaccCCAGTGGGATAAGAGCACCTACTCACAGGGCATATTAATGCTTACACGGCACATAGAGGAGAAGCGCTATATAGAAGTTAAAACTGGAGCCAAAAATAGTCAAAGGATCCAGAGGACTATTCATGACAGTCCTGCTCCAGCAAGGTACTTACTCACATGCCTAGACTTCAGGCTAAGCAGCTATAAATGCCAACTATGATGTATCTGCTACAAGGCACTTCTGGCTGTGTAACAATCTCCCAGCGTGGCATCTGCTCCAGTGTCTGAACTGGACTTTCAGCCACCCTCCTAGCTAACCAGCTAGGAGCAGCAATGGTGGCTGGCAGATACCCAGTGGAGGGAAGAGGGACAGAAAGGACTAAGCAGTAGCCCAAGGAAGAGTGGTACAAGGAAACAATCAGACCATACCTGACTCAGTTAGAGCTCGCACAGTGATCACAAAGATGAGCAAAGGGATGGAGTGCAagcaaaggctgagggaactatgtttagtttggaaaagaggagattaagggggggatatgagagaggtcttcAGACACTTGAAAGGCTGCCGTAGAACAGacggagaaaagttgttctcttgtcACCcaaggcaggacaagaggcgacGGGTTCAAACTatagcagagcagatttagattaaatctcaggaaaaaacttcctaactgtaagaacagtaggacaatggaacagacgcctagggaggttgtggtaacttcttcactggaggattccaaaggaggctggatagtttagacacaacaaatcctgcatcttggcagggggttagactaccTGACCCTTACAGTTCCTTCTCACCCTCAGAGTCTATGACCACGGAGTTTATATTGGAGAGCGCATTAAATAGCATGAAAAACATTCCACACGCCGATTGGTGTTCCCGGCtggcctgctgctccctgcacacagctgcgAAGCAGGCGACGCGACCCTTGGATCATTGCAAACCACTTTcaaagcaggagaggagggagagtCATTCGGATGGGGCAGGAACAGGAGCTGCACAtctggggtgtggggagaaggCTGGATTTCAGCACATGCTCCAAAGCGGGATTCCGCAGATGAGGAAAAGCCACATGGCAGACCCGACATGATCATTAAGGAAAGACAGAAAACCCAGGTACCATGAAATCAATCAGGTCAGAGAACAGCGACACGAAATAAACCCATCCGTGTGTTACAAAAGTCTCTGTTTACGCACcccttactcacaggagtaaCTCCTTACTTGTGGGCGTAAAGGGCACATCTACCCCGCAGAAATACCTGTGGCCAGCAAGTCTCACAGCCTTGGTCTGCAGGCTGAGGCTTGTGCTTCGGTGCTAAAACTAGCCATGTAGATGTTCCGGTGCGGGCTCTGAAAACCAGACCCCAAGGTCCAGACACgcaggaacatctacacagctacttTCAGTGCCACAACGTAAGCCTGAGTCTGGAGAGACAGGCTCAGAGACTCGCTGCTGCGGGGGGTTGGTTTTTTGCTGCGTAGGCACCTGATGGGGCTACGGGCATGGGTGGGCGAGTGCTGCGGGATCAGCTTTCAACAACCGCTTTGCCCCGAAAGGGTGAAGCCACCACTTGGCTCCGGGGTGACCTTTGCAGACGCACAAATCGGGAGCAATAGATACAGAGGCCTGGCAATGGGACACAGAgggtttccctccctctccctcgcCAGGCCAACCGGGACTCAAAATCCCTGATCATCGCATGGCTTTTCACTGGCTTGTGTGGAGCTGGTGACCTCAGTCCATCTGCCAGCCGGCAGGTGCCCCTAGAACATAAGTCACCCCCCGATTGGCTTCTTGCATTGGCAGGCTCAGCcgagaggccaagaactgaatgtACCAAGGAAGAGACAACTCTGCTTGAGATCAGGGGGCCCAGTCAGCCCCATGCCCCTCcagccagctgggctgggagcaccAGATGCAGTGGCAAGGTGGGAGCACGTCCTTATCTGGATCCAACTGAGCAGATCTATGCCCAGGCAAagctccactgaagctaatgCATGGATCCCAttgtaggatcaggaccttaagGTTCCATAGAACTTGTGGATTCTAACTGCAAGACTCTGTATCAGACACGGACACAGAGCTGCACCTGTTAGCATTGGCTGTCTCCCTCTAGGGGTGCCGCTAGATGAACTCTGGAAATAAAAGTACGAGCCACCACTGCCTGAGCTACCGAACCCGGCCTATTAGCATagcgacagcagcagcagcctgtcaTCCAGCAACTGGGGGTGGATAAATAGCCCCACTGTGTTAGCATGAGTTACACATGGTTAAAAATCAAAGTTAGGACAATCAAGAGTTAAAGCTCCTACAGCTGAAACCCAAAGCCAATCACAAGCCCCTCCCCCTCAACTCTATTTAAGCTCAGTGTGATGAGGGACTCCTCCCCACCATACAAAACCagacctgggagaaggctggATGCTGCAGATCTGTTGGAGGATGTAACAGACCCAATGCTGCAGGAGAGTTCTTTACATCCCAAGGTCTTGGGGAGAGCATGCAAGACAGCAAGTCTGcgcaccccacccccatggcaCTGTGTCGTGCCCGCTAAGGGAACAAAGTAGCCCTGAAAATATTGGATATTTCATGGTCAGGCTACTTACAGCCCTGATCCTTGGCTGTGGAGAGGGGAAGTGCCTGATCCTGAGActgctctgtgctggggcagtCCCCTAACGAGGTAAAAAAAACTCTGCTCTAGCTTATGCCAGTTGCCAAAGGCAGCCAgggacttgctgggacccaggatgTCAGCCCATGCTGCTTTCCCACTAAcatgcccccagctgcaggaagcgtCTTTACGGCTGTATGCCCCACTGGAGGCATCACGTACGCTGGAGCAAGCTTCGTCCAGCTGCCTAAGGAGGGCTCAGGGCAGTTTGGGGCCAGAGATGTACTTGTGTAATTAGAGAAATCAAGTCAGGCCAATGCATAACACACTGCTGTGCGGTACCTGGCTACAGCACATAGCCACACCCGCACACACCCTGTTTGTTATGGGACAAACTCTGCTCACCCAACCAAGCCAATTCAGGGTAACAACCACTGACGTGCCTTTGGCGTTACACTGATGGAACAGGGGAGTCTGGCCCTATAGCTGGAAAGGGGCGAGCAGGGGCGAGCAGGGAAGATTCATAGtgtacaaggccagaagggaccattatgatccttTACTCTGTGCattacacaggccagagaacgtcaCCTTGTGATTGTTCCATCAAGCCCACAATGCCTGCTTGGGCTAGAACAGATCTTTTCACAGTCTTGTTCTAAACCTTTGAGCGATGGCAAATCCACCACAACTAggtacattgttccaatggttaattactctcaccgttacAAACGTGCACCTTATTGTTAGTCTGAATGCATCTAGCTTCAGCCTCCAACCCGGATCTcgttctgcctttgtctgctggATTAGATGACAGAGAAGCAAATGCAGAGGGCTAGATTCGGGCCTCCTTCACAGTGACGCaagtccagagtaactccactgaactcaatggagccATTTCAGATTAGCGCCGAAGTAGGCGACACCAATTCTGGCCCAGAAGAACTAAATAAAATATCCTGCCGAGTAAATCAAATCTAGGTAGAATGAAAGGCTAATTTCAATTCACCAGCATTAGGGACAGCAAAGTGCCGGGACCCGTCCAGACTACATAGCTTCCAGGGAAATGTACATGCCACGGCTCCTGGAGAGGGAACTCACCACCATCTGTTGCCATTATCATGGAGAAGCGATTAGAACATTTGTTTAGCTAAAGGAGCTTTATGCAGCAGCATGCGAGGAACGGAGCTGGAAAGATTCCACTTGGTTTTACACTTACCAGCCTCCCACAGAGCCCAGAGCAATGTCCATAAAAGCCCAGGAAGtggcaggggggaagggaggctggagtCCAAGCTAATCAGAGAAAAATGTATTGAATTTAACAAGGTTGGGTGAGGAAAAAACTGTACAGACGCCCTGGAAAAGCAAGTGCCAGCAGGACACTGAATGGCATTGTGGGCCACCATCATACTTTGGGGAGTGGGCCCTCTTTTTTTAAGTTCCTGATTAGATTCAGGGAAAGTGCATAAAATAAATTGAAGCTGGAGTTTGCAAATGAGCCTAAGGGAGTGTGATGTTCATTGGGACTcgggcatctaactcccttaggcacctGTGAGAATCCCAACGTTAATGCATTAAAAAGAGAGCAGCCTATACAGTTCAACCTTCTACAATTTGAGATCCCAGACTGACAGAACGCAAAAGCcaagcagggcctggctgggttAGCAATTAGATGGGAGATCGCTAAGAAAAAGCCACAGCTCTGCAGGAGTAGGTGAGGGCAATTCACAGCTAGATCCCAGACGGTGCTGAGCGCCCATGAAGATGGGTGGGCGTCGATAATGGCCTCTCAGGATCAAGCACTTAACACACGCCCATACTGAACCAGTGTCCTCAGTGCAGCCTTTCAAATGAGCCTCTGACCCTTGGTAAAAATCCCAGGCACTCTAAGAAGGTATTATTCACAGCCTGGGGCTAAGCAGCTGTCAGGTTTCACCCCAGGGGTgggtgcatttcagtgctggacaAAGCAATCACCCAACGTAGTTACATTTGGAAACCTCCATGGCATGACACTCTATAGAGATATGACCATTGCCCCTATGTACAGCCGGGCAGCAAGAGAGGAGCTGGTGACGTCTCAACGTGGGGACAAGGAAGAGTCTCTCCCTGCCAATCCAGAGCAGAAAATAAGGATCACAACGTACCAGATTCAAAACAGGGTTGCAAAGACCACCCTGAGGAGACACCGTTGTGCTTCACACCATACGGCTGCAGTGcagagcataggcgccgactccgtgggtgctccggggctggagcacccacggggaaaaattggtgggtgtggagcacccaccggcagctccccgccccgccccagctcacctccgctccgcctcctcccctgagcgggctgccgcgtcctgcttctccccccttcctcccagcgcttgcgccatgaaacagctgatttgagcaagcctgggagggagggaggagaaggaggaatgcggcctgcttggggaagaggcggggccagggcggggatttggggagggatccaatggggcagggagggggcggagtcggggcgggcgcgagcacccaccggcgccaacaaaagttggcacctgtggtgCAGAGGACAGTCTTTATAGGTCAGAGGCATAATCAAGTCTAACCTGTGACTTTAAAGGgagcattttacattttaaccCTGTAACAGGCTGACAGCCTTTGCCAGACATGCTCTGCCTTATTAGCAGGCGTTGAAAGGGAGAAATGGGTTCACTGAGGCAGAGGACTCATGATCCCCACCTCAATATAAGGGAGAAGGGATCTTGCatgtgggctgagcagtcctgaAGGAGGAACTGGAGCAGCAGGCAAGCCAGGGAAGTTGTTTGAGCCAAACTTTCTGATTGTTAATTTCTTTGCCAACAAAAGCAAACCTCAGGAAGTGGTAAACCGACTGTATGCCATGTGTGGACTGTTTCAGAACAGATTGGGAAaggcccctgctcccagcctcttacAAAATGCTGCAGTCACCTGGCAGCAAGAGGAGCAAAGACTGACAGTACCAGCTGGCCAGAGGCCTCAACAGCAGAACATTTAGTGATTGAGTGATGAGGAGAGGGCATTTCCCAGTTTGCCTGGGACAGCAATAAACCTTGGCCCCCAACACAGCTAAGGTTGTGCTGGTGCACCAGGGAGAGCTATGCCAGCAGTCAGAGAAAAGAGGTAAGTTAAGATCTTGAGTGCTATTCACCCTGCAGTCCAACGAAGGAAGCCCCAACATCCAACCCTGTCCCAAAGCCCAGACCACAAGATCTGTTGCTGGTTTCTACTCATTGGCCAGTAAATGCCAGGTCAGATGAGAATGCACACCCAAGGAGGATGAGAATGAGAAGAGCATTAAGCTGGGCAGGGCAGCAGGAGAGAACTGCTCTAGGGTAAGGGGGTCTTGTCAGAGATAGGGGCCTGGCATTGcgtgaggaggaggaagcagctgggagtggcaaagaggaagagagataaAGCGACCATATCTCTGTTCAGTTCTTTAAGGGTTAACTCAAGCTTCCCAACACTAGAGAGAACGTTTCTAGCGTGGATGGTTTGGGGGATGTTGGACTTTAAAGCTGACCCCTTGGTCTAGCCATTCAATGGTAGCAATACTTGGCAcctatgtagtgcttttcattcaTTGTGAAGAGGCGGGTAAGggtcatcatccccattttacagatggggaaactgaagcacagagcaaGGATGCGACTTGCCCAACAGAACAgaccccagctctcctgactcctagtcacTCCTGGATTGTAACGTATGGTGCATGACATCCAAAATAAGACaacagccccaaagagcttacggtAAGTTATCCTCATGCAAAGCAAAGGAGCCCTTACGTGATATACTTGTTGTACAGTATGAAGGCGCGCTCAATGTTGCCTTCCTCAGAATAAATTGTCGCCATGCGGATGATTTCGAGCCCAGAACGGTAATATCGCCGTGGCGGGACATCCTCATTCACCTCCACAGAGCTCCCCATCTGGATCAGCCTCCTGACTCGCTCCTCCGGAAGGAGGCTGACATCCGTGTGGTCAGGCATGAGGGCCAACGGGCTAGAGAGAATGAACACAATGCATGGAAATAGACATTATCCCGGTATATTCTCTACATCCAAATTTATCAGGGACATATCCTCACCGGGACATAAGGGAGGTGGAAGTGGCTTTCCTAGGAAAGGGGATATAGGGTTTGGGCTGAGCAGTCCTGTGGGAGGAACCCTAGGAGAAGCCAAGCTCTCGTCAGAGCTTCACTTTTCAGATACATGCATTTTTGATTTGGGGGCAGAAATTCATTCGTGATTACCTGAGCCCCAATTTACCCAGATTCAAGTTTTCAGGGGAGATCAGACTGAGCCTGAATCTCACCACTGTTCACCACTGGGTGTTTTGCAAGACGCCCCTTTAAACAAGCATTTCCCCGTAAACAATGGTGTCAAGACATTTGAGGAAGAATCAGTCACCTACCCCCACTCGCTGTAAGAAACTAGGTTATGGCGTGTCTGCtacacgtagggtgaccagatgtcccgactttatagggacagtcctgatttttgggtctttttcttatataggctcctattacccctcacccccgtccccatttttcatatttgctgtctggtcaccctagctacagGTAAGTGATACATTCTCATACAGTGTTCTGATTCCATGGCAATGGCTGCCACAGAATATATGATAACTAAATAAAAGCAAGAATCCGCAGAATCTCCCTCTAACAACCAGAAAGCACagtaccccatccaaccccccctgctccagaTCCCACCTGGCTCCTGCAAACACCCTCTTCACCCTAGCAATGCCAGATTCTACCCTCTCCTCCCATCAGGGCCCCTTCAAAAACGTTCCCGAGTGACCATCCACCTCCTTTCTGGTTCCCAATGATAATTTCAGGAGCCTGAGGCAGGCTGCAGGCAGAAAGCACTGCAAAGGGTTCAGGAAGCACCGCAGAATGGAACGCTTTCACACAAGAATCCTTACCTGTTTTACCGTCCTGTTGATGGAGACCGGCCTCTCTGCTCCCCGACGGGTGCTAGCCACCTGAACTCCTAAAAGCAGACAGTTTCCAAGTATCACCCACTGGGAACTAGACACTTTATGGGATAAACCTTCAGTGAAATCATAGTGCTGGATCTGTAACATCCTGTAAATCCCTCAGCAACGTGACTGCCACCAATCATCACTGCATTATGATTTCTTGCATCCTCCCACTAAACAAGGGGAAAGGTCTTGATCAGATACAACAGGGACCTGGGGATGTGAAGGGCTACAGGCAAAAGAAGTATCATTTCCAGCTTTACTTTCATGCAAGAGCCCCTTTTGAAGGTCTCAAATCCTGCAGTTCTTCATCCTCACTCTGCCAATATGCCTAGtgaactcaatgggaatttttcctaaACAAGGGCtgtaggatttggcccttaataaACATCATATACTCTGTTCATCTTATAAACATAAGACAGTGGAATCCACTTTCATGACCTAAGGCTGCACAGTGCTGAGCTCCATCACACAAGAACAAGGGAAACCACTGTTCAGGAGCACAGTTGAACTCCGTCCCGCCCCTGCTCAGCGCCTGCAGAACCAGGCTTATAGTGAAATCATTTCTCCCACATATCTGCTctgggggtgtcataactataaagggaagggta
Above is a genomic segment from Emys orbicularis isolate rEmyOrb1 chromosome 2, rEmyOrb1.hap1, whole genome shotgun sequence containing:
- the STAMBP gene encoding STAM-binding protein, which produces MPDHTDVSLLPEERVRRLIQMGSSVEVNEDVPPRRYYRSGLEIIRMATIYSEEGNIERAFILYNKYITLFIEKLPKHRDYKTAILPEKKDTVKKLKEVAFPRAEELKKELLKRYTKEYVEYSERKKKEEEEFARNLALQQQLEEERQRVAQMKQHQAEQEQFNAFEELIRRKELEKERLRILQEFGKPELGPESQGGPLIPGVEKPPTDLTPKLPASPVPPASPVVGTVLPKLPVVDRSLKPGALGSPENNVMTEGLRHVIIPKVLCHKFLQVADANTARGVETCGILCGKLLRNEFTITHVIVPKQHGGPDYCNTENEEELFLIQDQDSLITLGWIHTHPTQTAFLSSVDLHTHCSYQMMLAESIAIVCAPKYNETGFFKLTDHGLEEISSCRQKGFHPHSKDPPLFTSCTHVTIAEVDVVLMDLR